In Streptomyces sp. NBC_00344, the genomic window CTCGAGCCAGGCCGAGATCTGCGCGGTGGGCGCTTCGAGCAGAGCGTTCCCGTCCGGCGAGCTCAGCGCGATGCAGACGACGCTCTTCGCGTCCACCTTGGTGGGCCAGATCCGGACGTCACCGTGTCCGCACGGCCTGAACACCCCTTCGACGATCAGCTCCCGGGCGAAGGTCCAGTTCACCGGGGTGTCCGAGCAGATGTGGAAGGAGACGTGCACGGCGTAGGGGTCCGCCGTGCGGTAGGCCAGCCGGGCAGGGACGGGGATGCTGCAATCGGGCGACAGCACCAGTTTGAGCTCGAGTTCACGTTCCACCACGGTGTGCATGGCGTGTACTTCCTCTCCTTGGACGTGTGCCCGACACCGGGCTGTACCGGGAGAGAGCGCCGCGCCCGGCATCCATTACGCGACTATCGAGGATGATGTGCCGATGACCGGAAAGTGGTCGATGCGGCAGGACCGGTCCGTGGCGGTGCGGCGGTCTGATACATGTGGAGCCCTGAATTGCGGCTCTCGAGAAGATACGGGACCACGGAGATGAGCGCCCCAACCCCGGCAGCCGGCGACGGCAGCCCCACACCTGGCTACTACCCGGATCCGTCGATCCCCGGATATGTGCGGTATTGGAACGGCGGCTCCTGGGTGCCCGGCACGAGCCGTCCCGCCCCCGACGACGACGGCGGCGCGTCGACGCCGGCGCCGCCGGCCGGCGGCTCGCCCGAGTCCGCCGCTCTGCCCGCGGCGCGCAGGCCGGAGCCCGCTGCCCCGTCGGCCCCTGCCGTCGAGGAGACCGGACCCGTCTTCTTCGACGAGGAGCTCGAACAGGACAGCCGCCAGGAGCCCTCGTCCGTCTGGCAGGCGGATGCCTCACGCCAGACCGGGTTCGGCGGTGACCGCGACCGCAGGGTCTCCTGGGGCGGCACCGACCCCCGCACCCCGGCCGGGGAGGCGCCGTCCACCGGACGGCCTTCCACGACACCGCCCGCGTCCGCTGAGCCCGCGTCCGCGCCGCCCCCATCCGTACCTTCCGGGCCTTCGGCTCGCCCCGGCGGACCCGCGCTGCCCACCGGCCGCACGGAGTCCGGCGTGCCGTCGGAGACGGTCGCGCTCCGTGCGCTGCGTCCCAAGGGCGGGGCTGCGCGTACCGGCCAGGCGGACGGGACCATGGCCATCCGGGCCGTACGCCCCGATCAGCCGCAGGCGGGCCTGCCCCAGCAGCACCAGCAGTCCGCCTCGCCGCAGTCCGCCTCAGCGCAGTCCGCGGCCCCTTCGCAGGCCCCCGCCCAGCAGTCGCCCGTCACGCGGTCGCAGCCGGGCGGTCAGGCCGTCGACGGACCGGTCGCCCCGGGTGCCGGTGGGGGAGCGGCGTCCTGGCCCCAGCAGGTGCAGCAACTGGCCAGGCCGGCCGGGGATTCCGGGCAGCAGGGGCTGCCGCCCTGGAAACCCCCGGTCGAGGACCCCTTCCTGAAGGCCGCTCAGGCACAGGCATCGGCCCGCCCCGCGAGCCTCGGCAGACGACTGGTCGCGCGGCTGATCGACACCGTGGTGCTGGGAGCGGTCGTCGGCGTGATCGCCGTGCCGTTCCTGTCGAAGGCCGCGGACCACATCAACGACAAGATCGACGCGGCGAAGCTCTCCGGCACGACCGTCACGGTCTGGCTGCTGGACGGGACGACGGCCGGCTGTCTCGGTGTGGTCGTCGGCAGCTTCCTGCTGCTCGGCCTGCTCTACGAGGCGCTGCCGACCGCCAGGTGGGGCCGTACCCCGGGGAAGAAGCTCTGCGGCATCCAGGTCCGCGGAATGGAGTCGTATGAACCGCCGACGTTCGGTGTCGCGCTGACCCGATGGCTGGTCTACGGCGCACTGGGCCTGCTGGCCATCGGTGTGGTCAATGTGCTCTGGTGCCTGTTCGACCGGCCGTGGCGCCAGTGCTGGCACGACAAGGCGGCGCGGACCTTCGTGGCGGGCGACTGAAACACACCGACTGGCTGACGCCCCGTCACTCGTACGGACCTGACCGGATGCGGCAACCTGTCCGGCGCGGTCGACTCGGGCCATGAGTACCGACCAGCCCCCGCCCGGCCAGCCGCCCGAGGACGACCCGTTCCGCAAGAACCCGCAGGGCAGCAACCCGCCTCCGGGCAACCCGTACGACAGCGAACCGCACGGCGCCACGCCGGGCGGGGGTGATCCGTACGGTGGCGGGGGTCCTCAGCAGCCTCCGCCGGGCGGAGGTGATCCGTACGGTGGCGGCGGTCCTCAGCAGCCTCCGCCGGGCGGCGGCTCCGGTGGCCCCTACGGCGCGCCCCCGCCGCCCCCTCACGACCCGTACGGCTCCGGCAACGCGTACGGCGGCAGCGACCCCCTCGCCGGTATGCCGCCGCTCGCACCGAGCGGCAAGCGGGTGCTGGCCCGCATCATCGACATCGTGATCGTCGCCGTGTTCGTCTGGCTGATCTCGCTGATCTTCGGGGGTCTCAGGTACAACACGGACCACATGAACTACGGACGGTCCTTCGGGCAGAGCGTGATCGCGGCCATTCTCTACGTCGGCTACGACACGTTCATGACGTCCAAGAAGGCGGGCCAGACCTTCGGCAAGCAGATCCTGAACCTGCGCACTGCGAATCTCAACGACGGCACCACGCCCACCGTGCAGTCGTCGTTCGTGCGGGCGCTGGTGCTGTGGATTCCCGCGGTCTTCTGCTGCGCCTGCATCTGGACGGCGATCTGCGGCGGCTGGAGTTTCTTCGACAGGCCGTACAAGCAGGGGCTGCACGACAAGGCGGCCAAGACCGTGGTGGTCTCAACCACGCAGTGAGTGCTCACCGACGCGTTCCGCCCCGGCCCGGGGGGTCCGCACCCGGACCGAGGCCGGCGCGGCGACCGGCACGGAGATGTCCGCCGGGCGCTCGGACCCCGTCCTGCGGGAGGCGAGCGGGTGTGCCGACCCGGGCATCGGAACGGAAGTGGCGACGAGAAGCCCCAGGACCAGCGCCGCCACCACGATGACCGCGACTCCGACGCCCGATGAGGTGCGGGAGAGCAGCAGCATGGCCAGCGTCGAGAAGATGACGGTGGCCGAACCATAGGCGAGCTGTGCGGCAGTCGGACGCGGCATGGCGATATCCGTCCTAGGGACAGCGGTGGGTGGTCGGTACGACAAAGCGGGCAAGCACGTCGTCGAACGACTCTATTCCGACGCATGCCCGAGGGGAACGGGTAGTAAGCGTGACCTAACCCACGGTGCCGAAGCATAGGGGGCGCACGGAGTCATTCGGCTATCCAACTGTCGAGATGGGCGCGCCTGTTGACCGCTCGTGAGACTTGTGAGACATGTGGTGCGAGACCCCTGGGGGTCGTCCGGATACCGGAACGTGCGCCCTGCATAGTGCACTTGGTGTGTGCAAGTCAAGGTCTGTCTTTTCTCTCGCACCTCCGATCGAATGTCGTCACTTGAGACGCGTTCGGGGAGGACAGCACCAGGTGAATATAAAGAGACGGGCGACGACCAGGGTGGCAGCCGTGCTCGTGGCCATCGCCGCGACCACCGCCACCGCTTCGGCCTACGCCACCGCGCAGGCGGACGCCAAGGCGCCCAGCACTTCAGCCGCTTCGAAGATCGATCGCCGCGACCCGGGGACCGAGCTCAAGGGGCAGAAGCACGACTTCCAGGGCCCCTTCGGCAAGCAGCAGGCCAAGGAGCGCCAGTCGGCGCTCGAGCAGGTCATATCCGGCCACAAGAAACTTCAGAGCAGCCACGGCTCCAAGGTCGTGCGCCTCGACGACAACAAGTACGTCGAGCTCGGCCGGGAGAAGACCGACAAGATCTTCACCATCCTGGCGCAGTTCGGCGACAAGGTCGACGACACCACGATGTACGACCCGGACGGCCCCGACGGTCCCAAGCCGCCCGTCAAGAAGTACGGCGGCACGCCCGGCCCCGCGCACAACGAGATAGCCAAGCCGGACCGCAAGACGGACAACAGCACGGCCTGGCAGACGGACTACAACCGCCAGCACTTCCAGGACCTGTACTTCGGCTCCGGCGAGGCATCGCTGAAGTCGTACTACGAGAAGACCTCGTCGGGCCGCTACTCGGTCGACGGTGAGGTCGCGGACTGGGTCTCGGTCCCGTACAACGAGGCCCGCTACGGCTCCAACTACTGCGGCTCCTCGATCTGCGCCAACGCCGGCGACCTGGTGCGCGACGGCATCAACGCGTGGACCGCGGCGCAGAAGGCCGCGGGCCAGACCGACGCGCAGATCAAGGCGACGCTGTCCACGTACGACCAGTGGGACCGCTACGACTACGACGGCGACGGAAACTTCAACGAGCCCGACGGCTACATCGACCACTTCCAGATCGTGCACGCCGGCGAGGACGAGTCCGCCGGCGGCGGCGCCGAGGGCACCAACGCACTCTGGGCGCACCGCTCCTACGTGTACAGCACCGACGTGGGCAAGACCGGCCCCGCCGACAAC contains:
- a CDS encoding SsgA family sporulation/cell division regulator; its protein translation is MHTVVERELELKLVLSPDCSIPVPARLAYRTADPYAVHVSFHICSDTPVNWTFARELIVEGVFRPCGHGDVRIWPTKVDAKSVVCIALSSPDGNALLEAPTAQISAWLERTLRAVPPGSESTHLGIDDGLAALLGAGPPPSDDLWLSDPWPPDGSADDEIR
- a CDS encoding RDD family protein; this translates as MSAPTPAAGDGSPTPGYYPDPSIPGYVRYWNGGSWVPGTSRPAPDDDGGASTPAPPAGGSPESAALPAARRPEPAAPSAPAVEETGPVFFDEELEQDSRQEPSSVWQADASRQTGFGGDRDRRVSWGGTDPRTPAGEAPSTGRPSTTPPASAEPASAPPPSVPSGPSARPGGPALPTGRTESGVPSETVALRALRPKGGAARTGQADGTMAIRAVRPDQPQAGLPQQHQQSASPQSASAQSAAPSQAPAQQSPVTRSQPGGQAVDGPVAPGAGGGAASWPQQVQQLARPAGDSGQQGLPPWKPPVEDPFLKAAQAQASARPASLGRRLVARLIDTVVLGAVVGVIAVPFLSKAADHINDKIDAAKLSGTTVTVWLLDGTTAGCLGVVVGSFLLLGLLYEALPTARWGRTPGKKLCGIQVRGMESYEPPTFGVALTRWLVYGALGLLAIGVVNVLWCLFDRPWRQCWHDKAARTFVAGD
- a CDS encoding RDD family protein, with the translated sequence MSTDQPPPGQPPEDDPFRKNPQGSNPPPGNPYDSEPHGATPGGGDPYGGGGPQQPPPGGGDPYGGGGPQQPPPGGGSGGPYGAPPPPPHDPYGSGNAYGGSDPLAGMPPLAPSGKRVLARIIDIVIVAVFVWLISLIFGGLRYNTDHMNYGRSFGQSVIAAILYVGYDTFMTSKKAGQTFGKQILNLRTANLNDGTTPTVQSSFVRALVLWIPAVFCCACIWTAICGGWSFFDRPYKQGLHDKAAKTVVVSTTQ